One region of Bdellovibrio bacteriovorus genomic DNA includes:
- a CDS encoding TIGR02147 family protein, giving the protein MKESTLKVPVVFDYLDVLAYLKAYYSFRKKNQKQFSYQTWSTELNFKSRSFLRMIVTGKKKVTPKLAESIAQNNFQTKAEKDYFHYLVKHSQSASARERDLYAQKMIELIRKQTRSEVIKDSDDFISHPILPRMLSLFSYKDFEPTATNFARVLNINIADTLVALELLQRMGLAKNEGDRWLSHVVTFKVPDNFGSFNLTKFHEKSLAEAMKAFELPTEVRRYKSLLLPMDTEGLKKYFELLDNFSAEQMSRFNSATCQGKRVFQANFNIYPVTETL; this is encoded by the coding sequence ATGAAAGAATCCACCCTAAAAGTGCCTGTGGTCTTTGACTATCTTGATGTGCTTGCCTATTTAAAGGCTTATTACAGCTTCCGCAAAAAAAACCAAAAGCAGTTTTCTTATCAAACGTGGAGCACGGAGCTTAATTTTAAGAGTCGATCTTTTTTGCGAATGATCGTAACTGGCAAAAAGAAAGTCACTCCAAAGCTGGCAGAAAGTATCGCGCAAAATAATTTCCAAACCAAAGCCGAGAAGGACTATTTTCATTACTTAGTAAAGCACTCTCAAAGCGCTTCTGCCCGTGAACGGGATCTGTATGCCCAGAAAATGATTGAACTCATCCGCAAACAAACACGTTCGGAAGTGATCAAAGATTCCGATGACTTTATCTCGCATCCTATTTTACCGCGAATGTTGTCTTTATTTAGCTATAAAGACTTTGAACCTACCGCCACCAATTTCGCCAGAGTTTTGAATATAAATATAGCCGACACGCTGGTAGCCCTGGAACTCTTGCAACGCATGGGCCTTGCCAAAAATGAGGGGGATCGCTGGCTCTCTCACGTGGTGACCTTCAAAGTTCCCGACAACTTCGGCAGCTTTAATCTCACAAAATTTCATGAAAAAAGCCTGGCCGAAGCAATGAAGGCTTTCGAACTTCCGACGGAAGTTCGCCGTTATAAGAGTCTTCTTTTACCGATGGATACCGAGGGACTTAAAAAATATTTTGAGCTTTTAGATAATTTTTCTGCTGAACAAATGTCCCGTTTTAACTCCGCGACCTGCCAGGGTAAAAGAGTTTTCCAAGCGAACTTTAATATTTATCCGGTGACGGAGACTCTATAA
- a CDS encoding KH domain-containing protein, whose product MSESAVKVVRIVKSPSVSEDLSKVREEIREALERSIGLVIGASEGYSVEIKLGEKTTLYLVDIAQQQHFGRLLGSKGKNIGALRTLVGAMASVRGFRAIISIKDEDRFF is encoded by the coding sequence ATGAGTGAGTCCGCCGTCAAAGTCGTTCGAATTGTTAAATCGCCCAGTGTCTCCGAAGATCTGTCGAAAGTGCGCGAAGAAATTCGAGAGGCGTTAGAGCGAAGTATTGGATTGGTCATTGGTGCTTCCGAAGGATATTCTGTCGAAATCAAGTTGGGCGAAAAAACCACGCTGTACCTTGTGGATATTGCGCAACAACAACATTTTGGCCGATTGCTCGGATCTAAAGGAAAAAATATTGGCGCGCTTCGCACTCTGGTGGGGGCGATGGCCTCTGTACGGGGGTTTCGCGCGATCATCTCGATTAAGGATGAAGACAGATTTTTTTAA
- a CDS encoding cellulase family glycosylhydrolase yields the protein MKNHVLGLLASVLIYCGLGFLSGCNSGYSSFLKGSIAELTPTPPPSEEEELPSVTYAKLPRFGVVTRDFRGNNTSTPITPEQNLQMLHDIGAQMVRLDVAWAVVEKSVGVYDFSNLDRSFLPMRAKGLKLMLILDYGHPTHTGAWNAPPKTAAQLAKWSAYVTAVAEHYHGDDIMYEVWNEPNLSGYWGGSPSAAEYVAVLDAATAAIRAVRPEAYIITGGLSPAGEENAPNRPETLLTVKNRIKIL from the coding sequence ATGAAAAATCACGTTTTGGGACTCTTAGCTTCAGTCCTTATTTACTGCGGCTTGGGATTTTTATCGGGCTGTAACTCGGGTTACTCTTCGTTTTTAAAGGGATCCATCGCTGAACTAACACCAACACCACCTCCGTCGGAAGAAGAAGAACTCCCCTCTGTCACTTACGCCAAACTTCCTCGTTTCGGGGTTGTCACCAGAGATTTTCGCGGAAACAATACATCCACTCCCATCACCCCTGAACAAAATCTGCAAATGCTCCACGATATTGGAGCCCAAATGGTTCGTCTCGACGTCGCATGGGCCGTTGTTGAAAAAAGCGTGGGCGTTTATGATTTCTCAAACTTAGACCGCTCCTTTTTACCTATGCGAGCTAAAGGCCTTAAGCTGATGCTAATCTTAGACTATGGCCATCCTACTCACACAGGTGCGTGGAACGCTCCTCCAAAAACAGCCGCGCAATTAGCAAAATGGTCGGCCTATGTGACCGCTGTGGCAGAGCACTATCATGGTGACGACATCATGTACGAAGTTTGGAATGAACCCAATTTATCAGGATATTGGGGAGGTTCCCCCAGCGCTGCGGAATACGTCGCCGTCTTAGATGCCGCCACGGCCGCAATTCGCGCCGTGCGCCCGGAGGCTTACATCATCACCGGGGGCCTTTCGCCCGCAGGTGAAGAAAATGCCCCCAACAGACCAGAAACTCTTCTGACCGTTAAAAACAGAATTAAAATTTTATAA
- a CDS encoding YrzE family protein, producing the protein MVYDSSTEHTHKHLVCWRSALAGLAISIITFAGVLALSMAFGGIGLDDGASAKNAGIFAGVSIIVALVLATFVGGYYSSRISRRVVDVVGVMQGLLVGALFLIIVLCQTMSGLGTIGKVAGSALGASVAVAGAGAAAATQSPLVEDIVTDNMGDLKLKSDAKDVVRGVASRLIRGDQESAKNYLAYQAGISPQEADQKIAAAKAKMDQAMEETRKAAATTLKAVGWSLFVGIVLAMIGSVLGGMLGAVCNKRCQLDSPDYRRKV; encoded by the coding sequence ATGGTCTACGATTCTTCGACAGAACATACACATAAACATCTTGTTTGCTGGCGTTCGGCTTTAGCGGGTCTGGCGATTTCCATCATCACCTTTGCAGGCGTGCTAGCTTTGTCAATGGCGTTTGGTGGAATTGGCTTGGACGACGGAGCTTCAGCTAAAAATGCAGGCATCTTTGCGGGTGTGAGCATTATCGTAGCATTGGTGCTAGCGACCTTTGTGGGTGGTTATTACTCTTCGCGTATCTCTCGCCGTGTGGTGGATGTTGTGGGGGTGATGCAAGGTCTTTTGGTGGGGGCTTTATTTTTAATTATTGTTCTTTGCCAAACAATGTCGGGCCTTGGAACGATCGGTAAAGTTGCTGGAAGTGCTTTGGGTGCTTCTGTGGCCGTGGCAGGGGCTGGGGCAGCTGCTGCAACTCAAAGTCCGTTGGTGGAAGATATCGTCACGGATAATATGGGCGATCTTAAACTGAAGTCTGACGCCAAAGACGTTGTTCGTGGTGTGGCTTCAAGACTGATTCGCGGCGATCAAGAGAGTGCTAAAAATTATCTAGCATATCAAGCGGGCATTTCGCCACAAGAAGCAGATCAAAAAATCGCGGCGGCTAAAGCTAAAATGGATCAAGCGATGGAAGAAACTCGCAAAGCAGCGGCAACAACGCTTAAAGCCGTGGGTTGGAGTTTATTTGTCGGCATCGTGCTAGCAATGATCGGCTCTGTTTTAGGTGGAATGTTGGGTGCTGTTTGTAATAAGCGTTGCCAATTAGATTCTCCTGACTATCGCAGAAAAGTTTAA
- a CDS encoding methyl-accepting chemotaxis protein has protein sequence MNVGLSLKTKLLILCMFLTLVVVGVGVIGYMGIQTLSKDTVKIAKQSLPSIRLSDEMFLNYRRVRITLRTLGLPGLSKTDADHAVADAKDAIEQYEAKAAAYAAKEMSKEEAELYKRVTEAWSNFKKVGGEVLELYAKATPESHEQMIEIFKTTCPTMAHEYTAAIEGLVTYHQNNADHWTTEAINDANRTNQITLIIIVLGAFLGMGAGSVFANQISKIIIKIASKIQNGAENVAAASRQISESAATLSTATSQQAASVEETSATMEELTSMVTLNSNNAKEATRLAQDTQNIAVQGEIEIKHLVASIQEIAADSKKIEEITSVIDDIAFQTNLLALNAAVEAARAGEQGKGFAVVADAVRTLAQRSGVAAKDISTLIHTSVAKIEAGSAKASQSGVVLTNIVQAVKKVTDLNGEISNASQEQANGIAQISTAVNQLDHVTQENSAAATEAASSSEQLDLQAQNLREGVANLHQIITGSPLKESA, from the coding sequence ATGAACGTCGGTCTAAGTTTGAAAACAAAACTTCTTATCTTATGTATGTTTCTAACGCTAGTGGTTGTGGGAGTGGGCGTGATCGGTTACATGGGTATCCAAACGCTTTCAAAAGACACCGTGAAAATAGCCAAACAATCTTTGCCAAGCATCAGACTGTCAGACGAAATGTTTCTGAATTACCGACGCGTTCGCATTACGTTAAGAACGCTGGGTCTCCCGGGATTGTCTAAAACCGATGCAGATCACGCGGTGGCGGATGCCAAAGATGCTATCGAACAATATGAAGCCAAAGCCGCTGCCTACGCAGCCAAAGAGATGTCAAAGGAAGAGGCTGAGCTTTATAAACGAGTGACTGAGGCCTGGAGCAACTTTAAAAAAGTGGGTGGCGAGGTCCTTGAACTTTATGCGAAAGCGACCCCAGAAAGCCACGAGCAAATGATTGAAATCTTTAAGACCACCTGCCCTACCATGGCCCATGAATACACGGCCGCCATTGAAGGTCTGGTCACTTACCATCAAAACAACGCCGATCATTGGACCACTGAGGCCATCAATGACGCCAATCGCACAAATCAGATTACACTAATCATTATAGTTTTAGGGGCTTTCTTAGGAATGGGAGCCGGCTCCGTCTTTGCCAATCAAATATCTAAAATCATTATTAAGATTGCTTCTAAAATTCAAAATGGGGCCGAAAACGTTGCGGCCGCCTCAAGACAGATCTCAGAAAGTGCGGCGACTCTTTCAACCGCCACATCTCAACAAGCCGCTTCGGTCGAAGAAACCAGTGCCACGATGGAAGAATTGACCTCGATGGTGACTTTAAACTCTAATAATGCCAAAGAAGCCACTCGCCTTGCACAGGACACACAAAATATCGCTGTTCAAGGTGAAATAGAAATTAAACATCTGGTCGCCTCTATCCAAGAGATAGCTGCTGACTCTAAAAAAATTGAAGAGATCACATCCGTTATTGACGATATCGCATTTCAAACAAATCTTCTGGCCCTGAATGCCGCCGTTGAAGCCGCGCGCGCGGGCGAGCAAGGAAAAGGTTTCGCCGTCGTCGCTGATGCCGTCCGTACCCTCGCTCAAAGAAGTGGTGTTGCAGCCAAAGACATCTCCACTCTCATTCATACAAGTGTCGCAAAAATTGAAGCCGGGAGCGCCAAAGCATCTCAGAGCGGTGTAGTTCTAACGAACATCGTTCAAGCGGTAAAAAAAGTGACAGATCTTAACGGCGAAATATCTAACGCCAGCCAAGAGCAAGCTAACGGCATCGCCCAAATCAGCACCGCCGTAAATCAGCTTGATCATGTGACCCAGGAAAACTCTGCTGCGGCGACAGAAGCAGCAAGCTCGTCAGAGCAACTGGATCTTCAAGCCCAAAATTTACGCGAGGGCGTCGCGAATCTGCATCAGATCATTACGGGAAGCCCCCTTAAAGAGTCAGCTTAA
- a CDS encoding TIGR02147 family protein codes for MTQEKVKLPDVFGYLSLLKFLQDYYQARKSAEPGFSYDVWATELGFQSRSYLRMVLIGRKKVSEGFIEKFNGAQGWSQAEASYFSILAKYNQSTLASEKQLYGNKLIQILKSFSERKTVKDAVEFLSKPLYARLLVMLSFEDITPTDTTFARLLGTSVEEINSALQVLESLKLATASNVDTEVHWRPNQTNFDVPDSVGSVPLMHFHKTSLQDSMEAFDQPKDLRRFKSLLLPLSAEEMILFHQMTDEFISQLSARFQSNTYSSRRLFQVNLNVFSVAEPRDKKEAP; via the coding sequence ATGACTCAAGAAAAAGTAAAGCTGCCGGATGTATTTGGATATTTAAGCCTTCTTAAATTTCTTCAAGACTATTATCAAGCCCGCAAATCCGCCGAACCAGGATTTTCTTATGACGTGTGGGCGACGGAACTGGGTTTTCAAAGTCGATCTTATCTGCGCATGGTCCTTATCGGCCGAAAAAAAGTGTCCGAGGGGTTTATCGAAAAATTCAACGGTGCCCAAGGTTGGTCCCAGGCAGAAGCTTCTTACTTTTCCATTTTAGCAAAATACAATCAAAGCACCCTGGCCTCTGAAAAACAGCTTTACGGCAACAAGCTCATTCAAATTCTAAAAAGTTTCTCTGAACGAAAAACTGTTAAGGACGCGGTCGAATTTTTATCTAAACCTTTGTATGCCCGTCTTTTAGTGATGTTAAGCTTTGAGGACATCACCCCCACGGACACCACTTTTGCCCGACTGCTTGGTACCAGTGTCGAGGAAATCAACTCAGCCTTGCAAGTATTAGAGTCTTTGAAGCTAGCAACTGCTTCTAATGTTGATACAGAGGTTCACTGGCGCCCCAACCAAACAAACTTCGATGTTCCAGATTCCGTAGGCAGTGTTCCCCTAATGCATTTTCATAAAACGAGCCTGCAGGATTCTATGGAAGCTTTTGATCAGCCCAAAGACTTACGCCGATTTAAAAGTTTGCTATTACCTTTATCGGCGGAAGAAATGATACTTTTTCATCAAATGACAGACGAATTTATTTCTCAGCTTTCTGCCCGATTTCAGTCCAATACCTACTCTTCTCGCCGGCTTTTCCAGGTCAATTTGAACGTGTTTTCAGTGGCCGAACCCCGGGATAAAAAAGAAGCCCCCTAA
- a CDS encoding response regulator, whose protein sequence is MGVFIQPPKFPPNEQQRIEALKSYDILDTEGEKLFDNITSLASMICGTPIALVSLVDEKRQWFKSRVGIEAKETSREISFCGHAILQQKKVFEIPDASQDARFADNPLVIESKFLFYAGALLKSPSGEQIGTLCVIDHAPRKLTPDQESALGILAEQVMTLLEMRVLSKKSEKALQAQKDLEIAKVAADELASLERETFMRILEQTPEPIAILTGQDHTFRFANTAYKNLVGGKKVVGKTLAEVLPETVEQGFGKILDGVFQTGQPYHGNETKVQLTQKDGSLKPFFLNFSYQATRDVDGNIEGILVAAHDVTEQVIHRQTVVNANQIVADARYRLESSLTLMPVGVALFEGPDHKYAFTNEAHDKLLGGRTDHRGRSVAEAVPEAAAQGLIKLLDQVYQSGEPFYSGDTPLEFVQPDGRKKLFYVRFSYQALQDSNGKIYGIVATALDVTERKMLEKELMESKDEAHKANSAKSAFLANMSHEIRSPLGAIMGFCELLRSEDFTKEEMDEYLNVIDRNSSHLLRIIDDILDLSKVEAGKMLIEHIEFSLPDLLADFSSLMEFRAKEKGICFELQSDKIPGAIKSDPTRLRQILNNVVGNAIKFTDKGEVKVRVQFEKGNLEFLVADTGVGISSEQKEHLFQAFHQADVSTTRKFGGTGLGLVLTRRLAEALGGTFDLIESIPGQGSTFKVSICPEVVNELAAPGSFNSELAAPVPLINSELWLDGTRILVVDDSEDNQTLFNLYLRNAGAAIERAIDGQEGMVKALETRFDFILMDIQMPKMDGHEVTQALRAQGYAGPIVALTAHAMIEERERALQSGFSDFLAKPINRTSLFDVLRRLR, encoded by the coding sequence ATCGGAGTCTTTATTCAGCCGCCTAAGTTTCCCCCCAATGAACAGCAAAGAATTGAAGCTTTAAAGTCCTATGATATCCTAGACACGGAGGGCGAAAAGCTTTTTGATAATATCACAAGCCTGGCTTCTATGATCTGTGGAACCCCCATTGCTTTGGTTTCTTTGGTCGATGAAAAACGGCAATGGTTTAAATCCCGCGTGGGTATCGAAGCAAAGGAAACTTCACGTGAAATTTCCTTTTGTGGTCACGCTATTTTACAGCAAAAAAAAGTTTTTGAAATCCCCGATGCGAGCCAAGATGCGCGCTTTGCGGATAATCCCCTGGTGATCGAATCTAAATTTTTATTTTATGCGGGCGCCCTGCTAAAGTCCCCTTCAGGGGAACAGATCGGAACATTGTGCGTGATCGATCACGCTCCCAGAAAGCTGACTCCAGATCAGGAATCAGCTCTTGGTATTTTAGCCGAACAAGTGATGACCTTGCTTGAAATGCGCGTGCTTTCAAAAAAATCAGAAAAAGCTTTGCAGGCACAAAAGGATTTAGAAATTGCAAAGGTTGCCGCGGACGAGCTGGCTTCTTTGGAACGTGAAACCTTTATGCGCATCTTAGAGCAAACGCCAGAGCCGATTGCCATTTTAACGGGTCAAGATCACACCTTCCGTTTTGCAAATACCGCGTATAAAAATCTTGTCGGCGGCAAAAAGGTCGTGGGAAAAACTTTGGCTGAAGTTTTGCCTGAAACCGTGGAACAAGGTTTTGGTAAAATTCTGGATGGCGTTTTTCAAACGGGTCAACCTTATCATGGGAATGAAACCAAGGTCCAATTGACCCAGAAAGATGGATCTTTAAAGCCATTTTTTTTAAATTTTTCCTATCAAGCCACCCGCGACGTGGATGGAAATATAGAAGGCATCTTAGTCGCAGCCCATGACGTCACGGAACAAGTCATTCACCGTCAGACGGTGGTCAATGCCAATCAAATTGTTGCCGATGCCCGCTATCGTTTGGAGTCGTCGCTGACCTTGATGCCCGTGGGGGTCGCACTTTTTGAGGGCCCTGATCACAAATATGCATTTACCAACGAAGCCCATGATAAATTGTTAGGGGGGAGAACAGATCATCGCGGCAGATCCGTGGCGGAAGCTGTTCCCGAAGCCGCGGCACAAGGGTTAATTAAGCTTTTAGATCAAGTTTATCAAAGCGGAGAACCCTTTTATTCAGGTGATACACCGTTAGAGTTCGTGCAGCCCGATGGGCGGAAGAAACTTTTTTACGTGCGTTTTTCTTATCAAGCCTTGCAAGATTCTAACGGTAAGATTTATGGGATTGTGGCCACCGCCCTGGATGTAACGGAAAGAAAGATGTTAGAAAAAGAACTCATGGAGTCTAAAGACGAAGCCCACAAGGCCAACAGTGCTAAGAGCGCGTTTTTAGCGAATATGTCCCATGAGATCCGCTCGCCCTTAGGGGCTATCATGGGATTTTGTGAATTGTTAAGATCCGAAGACTTTACCAAGGAAGAAATGGACGAGTATCTTAATGTCATTGATCGCAATTCAAGTCATTTGTTGCGAATCATCGACGACATCTTGGATTTATCCAAAGTTGAAGCTGGTAAAATGTTGATTGAACATATCGAATTTTCTTTGCCCGATCTGCTGGCGGACTTTAGCTCGTTGATGGAATTCCGAGCCAAGGAAAAGGGGATTTGTTTTGAACTGCAATCAGATAAAATCCCAGGGGCCATTAAGAGTGATCCGACAAGATTAAGACAGATCTTAAACAACGTCGTTGGCAATGCCATTAAGTTTACGGACAAAGGGGAAGTCAAAGTTCGGGTGCAATTTGAAAAAGGAAATTTAGAATTTCTTGTTGCAGATACGGGTGTGGGAATTTCTTCAGAACAAAAAGAGCATCTGTTTCAAGCCTTTCATCAGGCCGATGTTTCGACCACTCGAAAATTTGGCGGCACCGGCTTGGGGCTGGTCCTCACACGAAGGTTGGCCGAAGCCCTGGGAGGAACATTTGACTTGATTGAAAGCATTCCTGGTCAAGGGAGCACTTTCAAAGTGTCTATTTGTCCCGAGGTCGTTAACGAATTAGCGGCCCCGGGGTCTTTTAATTCGGAATTGGCCGCCCCCGTTCCTTTGATAAATTCTGAGCTATGGCTGGACGGCACGCGGATTTTAGTGGTCGATGATTCTGAAGATAACCAGACACTTTTTAATTTATACTTGCGTAACGCCGGGGCTGCCATAGAACGCGCCATTGACGGGCAAGAGGGCATGGTAAAAGCCTTAGAAACTCGATTTGATTTTATTTTAATGGACATTCAGATGCCCAAAATGGACGGCCACGAAGTGACTCAAGCCTTAAGGGCTCAAGGTTATGCCGGACCTATCGTTGCTTTGACGGCTCACGCCATGATTGAAGAGCGCGAGCGCGCTCTTCAATCTGGTTTTTCTGATTTTTTGGCTAAGCCGATCAATCGAACTTCGTTATTTGACGTCTTAAGACGGCTGCGATGA
- a CDS encoding trypsin-like serine protease, translated as MSRSLVILLAVLLSKSFVAHAMVVPNIKLEPQQSESMAHSVVYQGNAVKPDNPISKSTFSVVSYNQEDPSWMNPGCTGTVIAPRAILTAAHCFSDEPSRFDSVGVRFFSKEHGKYIIKKIVKVVKSDRFKVQNARGSVNTYSKIQGDIAVAFLESPIAGAKPVRLPSEKLVVTEKDLLWVSGFGENGISNYDYMKTDPEAGPLMQKLKSKNLNATQKQEIEEYLEQFMFFKPLLYTQAKGRLYPRLDGDLAKLIYYSRNTTCKGDSGGPTYLRDGAGNLTVIGVISSGTNQPCGEPPHSIFNKYYESTNIYVPFYVKWIKTELAKNGQ; from the coding sequence ATGAGTCGATCATTGGTGATTTTGTTGGCGGTACTGTTGAGTAAAAGTTTTGTAGCTCATGCTATGGTCGTACCCAACATTAAGTTAGAACCTCAACAATCTGAAAGCATGGCTCACTCCGTTGTATATCAGGGAAACGCCGTCAAACCCGATAATCCTATATCGAAGTCCACTTTCAGCGTCGTGAGTTATAATCAGGAAGATCCGTCATGGATGAACCCGGGTTGCACGGGGACCGTCATTGCTCCTCGCGCAATACTCACGGCCGCGCACTGCTTTAGTGATGAGCCTTCTCGATTTGACTCCGTGGGAGTGCGTTTTTTTTCTAAGGAACACGGAAAATACATTATTAAAAAAATAGTCAAGGTCGTTAAGAGTGACAGATTCAAGGTTCAGAATGCCCGAGGTTCTGTAAATACCTACAGTAAAATTCAAGGGGATATTGCGGTGGCATTTTTGGAAAGTCCCATCGCGGGAGCAAAACCGGTGCGCTTGCCGTCAGAAAAGCTTGTCGTCACCGAAAAAGATCTTCTTTGGGTCAGTGGATTTGGTGAAAACGGAATTTCAAACTATGACTATATGAAAACGGATCCTGAAGCGGGTCCCTTGATGCAGAAGCTTAAAAGTAAAAATTTGAATGCAACTCAGAAGCAAGAGATCGAGGAGTACCTTGAGCAATTTATGTTTTTTAAACCCCTTCTGTACACTCAGGCAAAAGGACGGCTCTACCCACGCCTAGATGGCGACTTAGCTAAGTTGATATATTATTCTAGAAATACAACTTGCAAAGGTGACTCTGGCGGTCCTACCTACCTACGCGATGGCGCAGGAAACCTTACGGTCATCGGGGTTATTTCGTCAGGAACCAATCAGCCTTGCGGTGAACCCCCTCATTCTATTTTTAATAAATATTACGAGAGCACGAACATCTATGTTCCATTTTATGTTAAATGGATAAAGACTGAACTTGCGAAAAACGGGCAGTAG
- a CDS encoding nuclear transport factor 2 family protein, with amino-acid sequence MNDNKATLEEANAAISKGNFEGFLEFCVDDIIWNMIGDEYLKGKEQVRAWMKKTYSSPPDFNAASWIIQGDVLAVEGDITIKDTNGKSVHSKYCDVWRFRGGKMAELNAYAVEIKHLA; translated from the coding sequence ATGAACGACAACAAAGCCACCCTTGAAGAAGCGAACGCAGCCATCTCTAAAGGAAACTTTGAAGGGTTTTTGGAATTTTGCGTGGACGATATTATCTGGAATATGATTGGCGATGAATACCTTAAGGGAAAAGAACAAGTCCGTGCTTGGATGAAAAAGACTTACTCTTCACCGCCTGACTTTAATGCGGCCTCCTGGATCATCCAAGGGGATGTACTGGCAGTCGAAGGTGACATTACAATTAAAGACACAAATGGAAAGTCTGTTCATTCGAAGTACTGTGACGTTTGGCGATTCAGGGGTGGGAAAATGGCAGAGCTCAATGCTTATGCCGTCGAGATCAAGCATTTAGCATAG
- a CDS encoding MerR family transcriptional regulator, with protein sequence MTITTTMNNPEVLEADLETSSDSDGAQMELALGDSHLDFIEEAEKEMPLTASAPLSIPAMLCDDKLLEEINAIPDKMGFKIGDVAEILGIKQYVLRYWETEFDILKPKKASNNQRMYTRKDVENALLIRKLLHRDRFSIEGARNAMKELKAHVRKEKDMSQVIHKLDNMNDSVENLISDIRRIRHMFD encoded by the coding sequence ATGACGATTACGACGACAATGAATAATCCTGAAGTCCTCGAAGCAGATCTTGAAACGTCGTCAGATTCTGACGGCGCCCAAATGGAGCTAGCTTTAGGGGACAGTCACTTGGATTTCATCGAAGAAGCGGAAAAGGAAATGCCTTTGACAGCTTCGGCGCCTCTTTCTATTCCCGCGATGCTTTGTGATGACAAGCTGTTGGAAGAGATCAACGCTATTCCGGATAAGATGGGATTTAAAATCGGCGATGTGGCCGAAATTCTTGGTATCAAACAATACGTTCTTCGTTATTGGGAAACCGAGTTTGATATTCTTAAGCCTAAAAAAGCTTCTAATAATCAACGCATGTACACGCGTAAAGACGTGGAAAATGCGCTTTTGATCCGCAAACTTTTGCACCGTGATCGTTTTTCGATTGAAGGTGCTCGAAACGCAATGAAAGAACTCAAAGCCCATGTCCGCAAAGAAAAAGACATGAGCCAAGTGATTCATAAGCTAGATAACATGAACGACTCGGTTGAAAATCTGATCAGTGATATTCGCCGCATTCGTCATATGTTTGATTAA
- a CDS encoding integration host factor subunit alpha, whose product MTKADIVENVYQKIGFSKKEASELVELCFDTLKDVLQNGDKVKISGFGNFVVRGKNERIGRNPQTGEQIKISARRVLTFRPSQVLKAMLNGEEYAHLKDEDDDDDDYDDNE is encoded by the coding sequence GTGACTAAGGCCGATATCGTAGAGAACGTCTATCAAAAGATCGGTTTCTCGAAAAAGGAAGCGTCTGAACTTGTTGAGCTTTGCTTTGACACTTTAAAAGACGTTTTGCAAAACGGGGATAAAGTTAAAATCTCGGGCTTTGGTAACTTTGTCGTTCGTGGAAAAAACGAAAGAATTGGTCGCAACCCGCAAACGGGTGAGCAAATCAAAATCTCCGCTCGTCGCGTTCTTACGTTCCGTCCGTCTCAAGTCTTGAAGGCGATGTTGAATGGTGAAGAGTATGCTCACTTAAAAGATGAGGATGATGACGATGACGATTACGACGACAATGAATAA